In the genome of Perca fluviatilis chromosome 4, GENO_Pfluv_1.0, whole genome shotgun sequence, one region contains:
- the prok2 gene encoding LOW QUALITY PROTEIN: prokineticin-2 (The sequence of the model RefSeq protein was modified relative to this genomic sequence to represent the inferred CDS: inserted 1 base in 1 codon) produces MAGWVYKPPPAXEHMSLKATCLCCLSRMHMQEGLSASASLLFTLEGTGAQRQLFIMRSFFLLLFTLLLVSHGSSAVITGACEKDSQCGEGMCCAVSLWIRSLRMCTPTGQKGDDCHPMSHKVPFNGKRLHHTCPCLPNLLCITTEEGRSKCHPPYSYSNYYL; encoded by the exons ATGGCGGGCTGGGTTTATAAACCTCCGCCAG ATGAACACATGAGTTTGAAGGCCACTtgtctctgctgtctgtcaCGTATGCACATGCAGGAAGGTCTGTCAGCATCAGCATCCTTACTTTTCACCCTGGAGGGCACTGGAGCGCAAAGACAGCTCTTCATCATGAGGTCCTTCTTCCTACTGCTCTTCACCCTGTTGTTGGTGTCCCACGGATCTTCGGCAGTCATCACAGGG gcctgtgAGAAGGACTCTCAGTGTGGAGAAGGCATGTGCTGTGCAGTGAGCTTGTGGATCCGCAGCCTGCGTATGTGCACGCCCACGGGCCAGAAAGGAGACGACTGTCACCCTATGAGCCACAAG GTTCCTTTCAATGGGAAAAGACTCCACCACACTTGCCCCTGCCTGCCCAACCTGTTGTGTATCACCACAGAGGAGGGGAGATCCAAATGTCACCCACCATACAGCTATTCCAATTACTACCTCTGA
- the gpr27 gene encoding probable G-protein coupled receptor 27, producing the protein MANTSEFGESSPSLQSYASTASAVKVASLGLIMGISLLGNASLSLLLLKDSSLHKAPYYFLLDLCLADVLRSAVCFPFVMASIGGGSAWPYSALSCKIVAFVSVLFCFHVAFLLFCVSVTRYMAIAHHRFYYKRMNLCTCVAVICMVWTLSVAMAFPPVFDVGTYKFVREEEQCTFEHRYVKANDTLGFMLMLAVIVGMTHVVYIKMLCFVYDHRKMKPAQLVPAISQNWTFHGPGATGQAAANWITGFGRGPTPPTLVGIRQASHPGNRRLLVLDEFKMEKRIGKMYYMITLTFLILWAPYISACYLRIFVRGAPVPQLYLSAAVWMSFAQAGANPIISFLFNKELRVRLRACFPCCLGTQTPMEPYCVI; encoded by the coding sequence ATGGCAAACACAAGTGAGTTTGGGGAGAGCAGCCCGTCCTTACAGAGCTATGCGTCCACGGCCTCTGCGGTCAAGGTGGCCTCCCTGGGTCTGATCATGGGCATCAGCCTGCTGGGCAACGCGTCGctgtcgctgctgctgctgaaggacAGCTCGCTGCACAAGGCTCCTTATTATTTCCTCCTGGACCTGTGCCTGGCAGACGTGCTCCGCTCGGCCGTCTGCTTCCCCTTCGTGATGGCATCGATCGGCGGCGGCTCCGCCTGGCCGTACAGCGCGCTCAGCTGCAAGATCGTCGCCTTCGTGTCGGTGCTCTTCTGCTTCCACGTCGCCTTCCTGCTCTTCTGCGTCAGCGTCACCCGGTACATGGCGATCGCCCACCACAGGTTCTACTACAAGAGGATGAACCTGTGTACGTGCGTGGCGGTGATCTGCATGGTGTGGACTCTCTCCGTGGCCATGGCTTTCCCTCCGGTTTTCGACGTGGGCACCTACAAATTCGTCCGTGAGGAGGAGCAGTGCACGTTCGAGCACCGCTACGTGAAGGCGAACGACACCCTGGGCTTCATGCTGATGCTGGCCGTCATCGTGGGGATGACCCACGTGGTTTACATCAAGATGCTGTGCTTCGTCTACGATCACCGCAAGATGAAGCCGGCTCAACTGGTCCCTGCCATCAGCCAGAACTGGACCTTCCACGGGCCCGGGGCCACCGGGCAGGCCGCCGCCAACTGGATCACAGGCTTCGGCCGCGGACCCACTCCGCCGACGCTGGTGGGCATCAGGCAAGCTTCGCACCCCGGCAACAGGAGGCTGCTGGTGCTGGACGAGTTTAAGATGGAGAAACGGATAGGGAAGATGTACTACATGATCACACTGACCTTCCTCATTCTGTGGGCTCCTTATATAAGCGCCTGCTACCTGAGAATATTTGTGCGGGGAGCCCCGGTCCCGCAGCTCTACCTGAGCGCTGCGGTTTGGATGAGCTTCGCCCAGGCGGGAGCGAACCCCATCATCAGCTTCCTGTTCAACAAGGAGCTCCGGGTGCGCCTCAGAGCCTGTTTCCCCTGCTGCCTGGGAACACAGACACCCATGGAGCCATACTGTGTCATCTGA